In Gemmatimonadaceae bacterium, a single genomic region encodes these proteins:
- the bcp gene encoding thioredoxin-dependent thiol peroxidase — protein MKAGDPAPHFELHDDQNQPVSLSSFRGRPVVLFFYPKDDTPGUTLEACSFRDTLPRFEGLDAVVLGISPDTWRKHRNFKKKYDLTYTLLADDQHAVAERYGVWVEKLFWGRKYWGVARTTFVIDREGRVAKVFENVEPENHAVEVAEAVAALKLR, from the coding sequence GTGAAGGCCGGCGATCCGGCTCCTCATTTCGAGTTGCACGACGACCAGAACCAGCCGGTGTCGCTCTCGAGCTTTCGCGGCCGGCCCGTCGTATTGTTCTTCTACCCGAAGGACGACACGCCCGGCTGAACGCTCGAGGCGTGTTCCTTTCGGGACACCCTCCCTCGGTTCGAGGGACTCGACGCGGTGGTGCTGGGCATCAGCCCCGACACCTGGCGCAAACACCGAAACTTCAAGAAGAAGTACGACCTCACGTACACGCTACTCGCCGACGATCAGCATGCGGTCGCCGAACGCTACGGTGTGTGGGTCGAGAAATTATTCTGGGGCAGAAAGTACTGGGGCGTCGCGCGTACGACGTTCGTCATCGACCGCGAGGGTCGCGTCGCGAAGGTATTCGAGAATGTCGAGCCCGAGAATCACGCCGTCGAAGTCGCCGAGGCGGTCGCGGCATTGAAACTGCGCTGA
- the hslU gene encoding ATP-dependent protease ATPase subunit HslU, giving the protein MSSTRTQQALARLADLTPRQIAAELDRYIVGQAEAKKAVAIALRNRWRRQRAPESIREEISPNNIILIGPTGVGKTEIARRLAKLAGAPFIKVEASKFTEVGYVGRDVESMVRDLVESAIDMVRSERESEVEELAHDRVDERLLDLLLPPPATVSADAQRPATNAQHETPNAHRPTQDDGLNVFLVSPTGTVVKEQADPAQERYKRTRDKLKQLLLDGKLEDREVEVEVPQTGPMLDVLASQGGQEGMDNISEMLKEMLPKRKKKRTVKVSEARRILFEQELEKLIDLDDVTADALERVEKLGIIFLDEIDKIAGERSQMGGPDVSREGVQRDLLPIVEGSNVQTKYGMVKTDHVLFIAAGAFHVSKPSDLIPELQGRFPIRVELKALTEQDFIRIMTEPENALTKQYAALVEADGAKLEFGADGIAEIARIAAMVNERMENIGARRLHTVMTTLLEDVLFDLPDRGSEKISVNADVVRDRLKSIVEDEDLRKYIL; this is encoded by the coding sequence ATGTCGTCAACTCGCACGCAACAAGCGCTCGCGCGGCTCGCGGATCTCACGCCGCGACAGATCGCCGCGGAGCTCGATCGATACATCGTCGGGCAAGCCGAGGCGAAGAAGGCGGTCGCCATCGCGCTGCGCAACCGGTGGCGGCGCCAGCGCGCGCCCGAGTCGATTCGCGAAGAGATCTCGCCCAACAACATCATCCTGATCGGACCCACCGGCGTCGGGAAGACGGAGATCGCGCGCCGGCTGGCCAAGCTGGCGGGCGCGCCGTTCATCAAGGTCGAGGCTTCAAAGTTTACTGAAGTCGGCTACGTCGGCCGCGACGTCGAGTCGATGGTCCGCGATCTGGTCGAGAGCGCCATCGACATGGTCCGCTCCGAGCGCGAATCCGAAGTGGAAGAGCTGGCGCACGATCGCGTCGACGAGCGCTTGCTCGATCTCTTGCTCCCTCCGCCGGCGACCGTGTCGGCAGACGCCCAGCGCCCAGCGACCAACGCCCAGCACGAAACGCCCAACGCCCACCGCCCAACGCAAGACGACGGCCTCAACGTCTTCCTCGTCTCGCCCACCGGCACGGTTGTGAAGGAACAGGCCGACCCCGCGCAGGAGCGATACAAGCGCACGCGCGACAAGCTCAAGCAACTGCTGCTCGACGGCAAGCTCGAGGATCGCGAAGTCGAAGTCGAAGTGCCGCAAACGGGCCCGATGCTCGACGTGCTCGCATCGCAGGGCGGCCAGGAAGGCATGGACAACATCTCCGAGATGCTCAAGGAGATGCTGCCCAAGCGCAAGAAGAAGCGCACGGTGAAGGTCTCCGAGGCGCGCCGTATCCTCTTCGAGCAAGAGCTCGAGAAGTTGATCGACCTCGACGACGTCACCGCCGACGCACTCGAACGCGTCGAGAAGCTCGGCATCATCTTCCTGGACGAGATCGACAAGATCGCCGGCGAGCGCTCACAGATGGGCGGTCCCGACGTGTCCCGCGAAGGCGTGCAGCGCGACCTGCTGCCGATCGTCGAAGGCTCGAACGTGCAGACGAAGTACGGCATGGTGAAGACCGATCACGTGCTGTTCATCGCCGCCGGCGCGTTCCACGTCTCGAAGCCAAGCGATCTCATTCCCGAGCTGCAGGGCCGCTTTCCGATTCGCGTCGAGCTCAAGGCGCTCACCGAGCAGGACTTCATTCGCATCATGACCGAGCCGGAGAACGCGCTGACGAAGCAGTACGCCGCGCTCGTCGAGGCGGACGGCGCGAAGCTCGAGTTCGGCGCGGACGGGATCGCCGAGATTGCGCGCATCGCCGCGATGGTCAACGAGCGCATGGAAAACATCGGCGCGCGCCGGCTGCACACCGTCATGACGACGCTCCTCGAGGACGTCTTGTTCGACCTCCCCGATCGCGGCAGCGAGAAAATTTCCGTGAATGCCGACGTCGTGCGCGATCGATTGAAATCGATCGTCGAGGACGAGGATTTGAGGAAGTATATTCTGTAG
- the argF gene encoding ornithine carbamoyltransferase, which yields MHRDFLAIPDFSREELENLFALAERMRAGKYDKKPLAGKSLAMIFMKASTRTRVSFEVGTFQLGGHALFLSPRDVQLGRGEPIADTARVLSRYVDGIMIRTFAHQDIEELAQYADVPVINGLTDLVHPCQVLADLLTVRQHLGGISDKKYAWIGDGNNMANSWINAAYRFGFDLDIACPQGYEPADHLLERAQKVAKVRVVRDPMEAAHGAQVINTDVWASMGQEQEQKERERAFAGFTVSPKLMKEADKNAIFLHCLPAHRGEEVSADVIDGSQSRVWDEAENRLHAQKAVMAALMGGEQL from the coding sequence ATGCACCGCGACTTCCTCGCCATTCCCGATTTCAGCCGTGAAGAGCTCGAGAATCTCTTCGCGCTCGCCGAACGCATGCGCGCCGGCAAGTACGACAAGAAGCCGCTCGCCGGCAAATCGCTGGCGATGATCTTCATGAAGGCCAGCACCCGGACCCGCGTCTCATTCGAGGTCGGCACCTTCCAGCTCGGCGGACACGCGCTGTTCCTCTCGCCGCGCGACGTGCAGCTCGGACGCGGCGAACCGATCGCCGACACGGCACGGGTGCTGTCGCGCTACGTCGACGGCATCATGATCCGCACATTTGCGCACCAGGACATCGAGGAGCTCGCGCAATACGCGGACGTACCGGTCATCAACGGTCTCACCGACCTTGTCCATCCGTGCCAGGTGCTCGCCGATCTTCTCACCGTGCGCCAGCATTTGGGTGGGATCAGCGACAAGAAGTACGCATGGATCGGTGACGGCAACAACATGGCGAACTCGTGGATCAACGCGGCGTATCGCTTCGGATTCGATCTCGACATCGCGTGCCCGCAAGGTTACGAGCCGGCGGATCACCTGCTCGAGCGCGCGCAGAAGGTCGCAAAGGTCCGCGTGGTGCGCGATCCAATGGAAGCGGCGCACGGCGCGCAGGTCATCAACACGGACGTCTGGGCGTCGATGGGCCAGGAGCAGGAGCAGAAGGAGCGCGAACGCGCGTTCGCGGGCTTCACCGTGAGTCCAAAGTTGATGAAGGAAGCCGACAAGAACGCCATCTTCCTGCACTGCCTCCCGGCGCACCGCGGCGAAGAAGTGTCCGCCGACGTGATCGACGGATCGCAAAGCCGCGTCTGGGATGAAGCCGAGAATCGGCTGCACGCACAGAAGGCGGTGATGGCGGCGTTGATGGGCGGCGAACAGCTCTGA
- a CDS encoding SusC/RagA family TonB-linked outer membrane protein translates to MTATPSWTARRSLRTTFAVLAAFVLPAALRAQAVVSGKVAAQGQPLVDARVLVRGTSRVAITNAAGEYVIRNAPAGTQTLEVLRVGYRAQTATVALTAGQTTTANFAMDVAIVQLQDVVTTATGQQRRVELGNAITTMGDVAKTVETQPVRNVADLLVAKAAGVSVLPGNETGSSPVVRIRGTNSLSLNNAPIYVIDGVRMISTSVGVPTGGTTTSFLNDLNPEDIEDIEIVKGPSAATLYGTDAANGVIVISTKKGRAGSTRWTWYGEGGAVRDRNDYASTYAVFGRDAKGAVTRCVLETIANKTCVADSTTSVNMLTDPTLSPIHAGHRDQYGLNLSGGSDAVRFFVSGDLENEIGPIKMPAFAQAYLDSAGDPARNEEIYPEAFQRQTVRANINAAVSPKFDLSANSGWTNRAQRLPQTDNNPISVFATAMKNPGFTPNYALCSKTPVSCLGYSDIGSLGEEMRGYSSYIPAQTFQDKMQENVQRFTGDVDANWRPFSWMQNEGSVGLDMADRENWELCRLNQCPNSGTTRQGYVTDQRGNNRNFSAKLVSNNTWQAKQWMNLKSTVGADYNNVESDFVASSGTNLPPGAQNVAQAAVKTGSNQLETVNRTLGLYAQEQASVRDRLFVTAAVRTDQNSAFGTQFQRVFYPKLSASWIVSDEDFFPRVRWLDQLRLRSAYGASGVQPGATTALQTFAAITRAIDTKTPGSASCGTSTCDTPSLQPNLIGNPNLKPETSAEFEGGFESRMFDSRATIDFTYYHKKTHDALISQPIAGSAAPSALSVTRNLGSIMNQGVEAMVNLTLVDRHGFGWDVTMNGSHNSNKILSLGHDATGKANPTILVNSLVKDSVGLPANAWFFVPYTFADKNNDGLIDDSEVSVASSAVYMGYSQPRDIFSIQNGFDLFNHTLRLSALVDYKGGYSLYNNTIQFYCSNQPTCYEETNASAPLWRQARVIAQRYTTPVKTTAGYLENGQFWRLREVSAVVNLPAAAVSRIRARDASLAFTGRNLHLWTKYTGVDPESNYSTSDIQTDFETAAPPTYFMVRLNLHY, encoded by the coding sequence ATCGTGGACCGCGCGCCGTTCGCTGCGCACCACGTTTGCCGTGCTCGCTGCGTTCGTTCTGCCGGCCGCGCTCCGCGCGCAGGCCGTCGTCAGCGGAAAGGTCGCGGCGCAAGGACAGCCGCTCGTTGACGCGCGCGTGCTGGTGCGCGGAACGAGCCGCGTCGCCATCACGAACGCCGCGGGCGAATACGTCATTCGCAACGCACCCGCCGGCACGCAGACGCTCGAAGTGTTGCGCGTCGGCTACCGTGCACAGACGGCCACGGTCGCGCTGACCGCGGGCCAGACCACCACCGCGAATTTCGCGATGGACGTCGCGATCGTGCAGCTGCAGGACGTCGTCACGACGGCGACCGGTCAGCAGCGCCGAGTCGAGTTGGGCAATGCCATCACGACGATGGGCGACGTGGCAAAGACGGTGGAAACGCAACCGGTGCGCAATGTCGCTGATCTGCTCGTGGCGAAAGCCGCCGGTGTCTCGGTTCTGCCGGGCAATGAGACGGGCTCGAGTCCGGTCGTTCGCATTCGTGGAACGAACTCGCTCTCGCTCAACAACGCGCCGATCTATGTGATCGACGGCGTGCGCATGATTTCCACGTCGGTCGGCGTGCCGACGGGCGGCACGACGACGAGCTTCCTCAACGATCTCAATCCCGAGGACATCGAGGACATCGAGATCGTGAAGGGCCCCTCGGCGGCCACGCTGTACGGCACCGATGCCGCGAACGGCGTGATCGTCATCAGCACGAAGAAGGGCCGCGCGGGTTCCACGCGTTGGACCTGGTACGGTGAAGGCGGCGCGGTGCGCGATCGCAATGACTACGCGTCGACGTACGCCGTTTTCGGTCGCGATGCCAAAGGCGCCGTGACGCGCTGCGTGCTCGAGACGATCGCCAACAAGACGTGCGTTGCCGACAGCACGACCTCAGTGAACATGCTCACCGATCCGACGCTTTCGCCGATTCACGCGGGCCATCGCGATCAGTACGGTTTGAACTTGAGCGGCGGATCGGATGCCGTTCGCTTCTTCGTCAGCGGCGATCTCGAGAACGAGATCGGCCCGATCAAGATGCCGGCGTTCGCGCAGGCGTATCTCGACTCCGCCGGCGATCCGGCCCGCAACGAAGAGATCTATCCCGAGGCGTTCCAGCGGCAGACGGTGCGCGCGAACATCAACGCTGCCGTTTCGCCCAAGTTCGACTTGAGTGCCAACTCGGGCTGGACGAATCGCGCGCAGCGTTTGCCGCAGACAGACAACAATCCGATCTCGGTCTTCGCGACCGCGATGAAGAATCCGGGTTTCACGCCGAACTATGCGTTGTGCAGCAAGACACCGGTCTCGTGCCTCGGATACAGCGACATCGGCAGCCTCGGCGAAGAGATGCGCGGCTACTCGTCGTACATCCCGGCGCAGACGTTTCAGGACAAGATGCAGGAGAACGTGCAGCGCTTTACCGGCGACGTCGACGCGAACTGGCGTCCGTTCAGCTGGATGCAGAACGAAGGCTCGGTGGGCCTCGACATGGCGGATCGCGAGAACTGGGAGCTGTGCCGTCTCAATCAGTGTCCCAACTCGGGCACCACGCGACAGGGGTACGTGACCGACCAGCGCGGCAACAACCGCAACTTCTCCGCGAAGCTCGTCAGCAACAACACGTGGCAGGCAAAGCAGTGGATGAATCTCAAGAGCACCGTCGGCGCCGACTACAACAACGTCGAAAGCGATTTCGTCGCGTCGAGCGGCACGAACCTGCCGCCGGGCGCGCAGAACGTTGCCCAAGCCGCGGTGAAGACCGGTTCCAACCAGCTCGAGACCGTCAATAGGACGCTCGGCCTATACGCGCAGGAGCAGGCCAGCGTACGTGATCGGTTGTTCGTGACGGCCGCGGTGCGCACGGACCAGAACAGCGCGTTCGGCACGCAGTTCCAGCGCGTGTTCTATCCGAAGCTCAGCGCGTCGTGGATCGTGTCGGACGAAGATTTCTTCCCGCGCGTTCGCTGGCTCGATCAGCTGCGCCTGCGGAGCGCGTACGGCGCATCGGGTGTTCAGCCTGGAGCGACGACCGCATTGCAGACGTTCGCCGCGATCACGCGCGCGATCGACACAAAGACGCCAGGCAGCGCGAGCTGCGGTACCTCTACGTGCGACACGCCATCGCTGCAACCCAATCTGATCGGCAACCCGAACCTCAAGCCGGAGACGTCTGCCGAGTTCGAGGGTGGATTCGAGTCGCGGATGTTCGATAGCCGCGCGACGATCGACTTCACGTACTACCACAAGAAGACGCACGACGCGTTGATCTCGCAGCCGATCGCGGGTTCCGCGGCGCCGTCGGCGTTGAGCGTCACGCGCAATCTCGGCTCGATCATGAACCAGGGCGTCGAGGCGATGGTCAACCTCACGCTCGTCGATCGTCACGGCTTCGGCTGGGACGTGACGATGAACGGCTCGCACAACTCGAACAAGATCCTCTCGCTTGGGCACGATGCGACGGGCAAGGCGAATCCCACGATTCTCGTGAACTCGCTCGTGAAGGATTCCGTCGGTCTGCCGGCCAACGCCTGGTTCTTCGTGCCATACACGTTCGCGGATAAGAACAATGACGGTCTGATCGACGACAGCGAAGTGAGCGTCGCGTCGAGCGCCGTGTACATGGGCTACTCGCAGCCGCGCGACATCTTCTCGATTCAGAACGGCTTTGACCTGTTCAACCACACGCTGCGCCTGTCGGCGCTCGTCGACTACAAGGGCGGTTACAGCCTGTACAACAACACCATTCAGTTCTACTGCTCCAACCAGCCGACTTGCTACGAGGAGACGAACGCGAGCGCGCCGCTGTGGCGCCAGGCGCGCGTCATCGCGCAGCGGTACACGACGCCGGTCAAGACCACGGCGGGCTATCTCGAGAACGGCCAGTTCTGGCGTCTCCGCGAAGTGTCGGCGGTCGTGAACCTGCCGGCCGCGGCCGTGTCGCGCATTCGTGCGCGCGATGCCAGCCTCGCGTTCACCGGCCGCAATCTCCACCTGTGGACGAAGTACACCGGTGTGGATCCCGAATCGAACTACTCGACCTCCGACATTCAGACGGATTTCGAGACGGCCGCACCGCCGACGTACTTCATGGTTCGCCTGAACCTCCACTACTGA
- a CDS encoding pyridoxamine 5'-phosphate oxidase family protein, giving the protein MNRDNDVPLEKKLDDLYELIDGIETAMITTRRDDGQLVSRAMQTQRRTAGSDLWFMTNAESEKFEEIAKDPHVNVAYYRDRTREWVSVSGRAILSKDRDLIDSLYKPDWKAWLGDMGDGKRDGGPHDPRIALVLVEADSVTYSKNNRPMPIVLFQVMKAMVTGEPPKVADLRELRKEELKRAMEG; this is encoded by the coding sequence ATGAACCGCGACAACGACGTCCCGCTCGAGAAGAAGCTCGACGACCTCTACGAGCTCATCGACGGAATCGAGACCGCGATGATCACCACGCGGCGCGACGACGGACAGCTCGTCTCGCGCGCGATGCAAACGCAGCGGCGCACCGCCGGCTCGGATCTGTGGTTCATGACGAACGCCGAGTCCGAGAAGTTCGAGGAGATCGCCAAGGACCCGCACGTCAACGTCGCGTACTATCGCGATCGAACGCGCGAATGGGTGAGCGTGAGCGGGCGCGCGATTCTCTCGAAGGACCGCGACTTGATCGACTCCCTCTACAAGCCGGACTGGAAAGCGTGGCTCGGCGACATGGGCGACGGCAAGCGCGACGGCGGCCCGCATGATCCGCGTATCGCGCTCGTGCTCGTCGAAGCGGACAGCGTCACCTACTCGAAGAACAACCGTCCGATGCCGATCGTCCTGTTCCAGGTCATGAAGGCGATGGTGACGGGAGAACCGCCCAAAGTCGCCGACCTGCGCGAATTGCGGAAGGAAGAACTGAAGCGCGCGATGGAAGGCTGA
- a CDS encoding zinc-dependent metalloprotease has product MKNRIAALATTAMVVAGCTTQKAATAPQPVAPSPSAGRGPAPGAPVPGGTGQGQDTAGRGGLALGGIPGAPAQPRPYNRVITPGSMTKRGLFVVHRVGDRLYFEIPSKELNTDELVEGRLARAAAGNQTPGPGSPGFGEYAGDQFASRTLRWERNGNRVILRSPSFAITADTGTSVYRSVENSNYGPIIAVFNVDAYGPDSAAVIDVTRLFTTNIPEFAAIRNPAPNGIDPTRSYVERFAAFPDNVEVEATQTGTPAGGPAIPGLPITPGAQRSPQSVVAHWSIVRLPEHPMRPRYADERIGFFSVGTVDFSTNEQVAKRKRYIERWRLECSDRKDGNLCYPKQPIVYYVDPDTPEQWKPWIRKAILDWQPAFEAAGFKDGIIPGEAPKNDPDWSPEDIRHTMVRWLPSTVENSVGPSVQDPRTGETLNGSSMIFHNLIELMEYWYFTQASPLDVRARTIPFPDSLMGKLVEFGVAHEIGHTLGLQHDQIGSSLYPIDSLRSPSWTHRMGHSPSIMDYSRMNYVAQPGDNVDLNDILPRVGPWDKYSIMWGYKPIPQARTPDEERPTLESWIRQQDTIPWLRFAGFNPFGQYGTLNEAVGDADPVKATGLGFRNIARVMNYVLPAGTRTDEDNSLLEALYDRTVGQWATEAGHVATMIGGGTETFKSGSQPGPVYVALSKERQRAAMHFLNDSVFTTPTYLIRPDIASRIEANGMLTRIGNAQNRVLQSVLQDQRLNQLIEESATAKNPRDVYTLAEMLDELQHGIWSEIYTGAPKVDAYRRLLQNNYLTQMNNKLNAQLNPALAAQAAAFGIPVVTLSEDARSEIRGELVSLREQVRAAEGKAADRETRLHLLGVDHRIGEILDPKK; this is encoded by the coding sequence ATGAAAAACCGCATTGCAGCCCTGGCGACGACGGCGATGGTCGTCGCGGGCTGTACCACCCAGAAAGCCGCGACGGCGCCGCAGCCCGTCGCGCCGTCGCCGAGTGCCGGCCGTGGACCAGCTCCCGGAGCTCCAGTACCAGGCGGCACCGGCCAAGGACAGGACACCGCGGGGCGCGGCGGGCTCGCGCTCGGCGGCATTCCCGGGGCGCCGGCACAGCCGCGCCCTTATAACCGCGTCATTACACCCGGGTCGATGACGAAGCGCGGCCTGTTCGTGGTGCATCGCGTCGGCGACCGATTGTACTTCGAGATTCCGTCGAAGGAGTTGAACACGGACGAGCTGGTGGAAGGCCGCCTCGCGCGTGCGGCCGCCGGGAATCAGACGCCGGGGCCAGGCTCACCGGGCTTCGGCGAGTATGCCGGCGACCAGTTCGCGTCGCGGACGCTGCGCTGGGAGCGCAACGGCAATCGCGTCATCCTGCGGTCGCCGTCGTTCGCGATCACGGCGGACACCGGAACCTCGGTCTATCGTTCGGTAGAAAATTCTAATTATGGACCTATCATCGCCGTGTTCAACGTCGATGCGTACGGTCCGGACAGCGCCGCGGTCATCGACGTGACGCGGTTGTTCACGACGAACATTCCGGAGTTTGCGGCCATTCGCAATCCGGCGCCGAACGGCATCGATCCAACGCGGTCGTACGTCGAGCGCTTTGCCGCGTTCCCGGACAACGTCGAGGTCGAAGCGACGCAGACCGGAACGCCCGCCGGCGGCCCGGCGATTCCCGGCTTACCGATCACGCCTGGAGCGCAGCGGTCGCCGCAGAGCGTCGTCGCGCACTGGAGCATCGTGCGGCTGCCCGAACATCCGATGCGGCCCCGCTACGCGGACGAGCGCATCGGCTTCTTCAGCGTCGGCACCGTCGACTTCAGCACGAACGAGCAGGTGGCGAAACGCAAACGCTACATCGAACGCTGGCGTCTCGAGTGCTCGGATCGCAAGGACGGCAATCTCTGCTATCCGAAGCAGCCGATCGTGTACTATGTCGATCCGGACACGCCGGAGCAGTGGAAGCCATGGATTCGAAAGGCGATCCTCGACTGGCAGCCGGCCTTCGAGGCGGCCGGCTTCAAGGACGGCATCATTCCCGGCGAAGCGCCGAAGAACGATCCCGATTGGTCACCGGAGGACATTCGCCACACGATGGTCCGCTGGCTGCCGTCGACCGTCGAGAACTCCGTCGGTCCGAGCGTGCAGGACCCGCGCACGGGTGAGACGCTCAACGGCTCGTCGATGATCTTTCACAACCTGATCGAGCTCATGGAGTATTGGTACTTCACGCAGGCCTCGCCGCTCGACGTGCGCGCACGCACGATTCCCTTCCCTGATTCGTTGATGGGAAAGCTCGTGGAGTTTGGCGTCGCGCACGAGATCGGCCACACGCTTGGCCTGCAGCACGATCAGATCGGCAGCTCGCTCTATCCGATCGATTCGCTGCGCAGTCCGTCGTGGACGCATCGCATGGGGCACAGTCCGAGCATCATGGACTACTCGCGCATGAACTACGTGGCGCAGCCCGGCGACAACGTCGACTTGAACGACATCCTGCCGCGCGTCGGTCCGTGGGATAAATACTCGATCATGTGGGGCTACAAGCCCATTCCGCAGGCGCGCACGCCGGATGAAGAGCGTCCCACGCTCGAGTCATGGATTCGCCAGCAGGATACGATTCCGTGGCTCCGCTTTGCGGGCTTCAATCCGTTCGGCCAGTACGGCACGCTGAACGAGGCCGTCGGCGATGCGGATCCCGTGAAGGCAACGGGCCTTGGCTTCAGGAACATCGCGCGCGTCATGAATTACGTGCTGCCCGCGGGCACGCGGACCGATGAAGACAACTCGCTGCTCGAGGCGCTGTACGATCGCACCGTCGGCCAGTGGGCGACCGAAGCGGGCCACGTGGCGACGATGATCGGCGGCGGTACGGAAACGTTCAAGTCCGGATCGCAGCCCGGGCCGGTATACGTGGCGTTGTCCAAGGAGCGGCAGCGCGCCGCGATGCACTTCCTGAATGACAGTGTGTTCACCACGCCGACCTACTTGATTCGCCCGGACATCGCCTCGCGCATCGAAGCGAACGGCATGCTGACACGTATCGGGAACGCGCAGAATCGCGTGCTCCAGTCCGTGCTCCAGGATCAGCGGCTCAATCAGTTGATCGAGGAGAGCGCGACGGCGAAAAACCCGCGTGACGTGTACACGCTCGCGGAAATGCTCGACGAGCTCCAGCATGGCATCTGGTCGGAGATCTACACGGGGGCGCCGAAGGTCGACGCCTACCGCCGGTTGTTGCAAAACAACTATCTCACGCAGATGAACAACAAGCTGAACGCTCAGCTCAACCCGGCGCTGGCCGCGCAGGCGGCGGCGTTCGGCATTCCGGTCGTGACGCTGTCGGAAGATGCGCGGTCGGAGATTCGCGGCGAGCTGGTGTCGCTGCGCGAGCAGGTGCGCGCGGCCGAAGGCAAGGCGGCCGATCGCGAGACGCGGCTGCATCTGCTCGGCGTCGACCATCGGATTGGAGAGATTCTCGATCCGAAGAAATAA
- the hslV gene encoding ATP-dependent protease subunit HslV, translating to MLSPTPDTPRRIRATTILAVRRNGRVAIGGDGQVTVGETVMKSHAQKVRLIRGGRIVAGFAGAAADAMTLFEKFEEKLERYPGNMPRAAVELAKDWRSDRVLRRLEALLIVADKEHGFIVSGTGELIEPDDGILAIGSGGSYALAAARALVDNTELEATDIVSRAMKIAGDICIYTNTNISVLETV from the coding sequence ATGCTCAGCCCCACCCCCGATACGCCGCGGCGCATTCGCGCGACGACCATTCTCGCCGTGCGCCGGAACGGCCGCGTCGCCATCGGCGGCGACGGCCAGGTCACGGTCGGTGAAACCGTGATGAAGTCGCACGCGCAGAAGGTCCGGCTGATTCGCGGCGGCAGGATCGTCGCGGGCTTCGCCGGCGCGGCCGCCGACGCGATGACGCTGTTCGAGAAGTTCGAGGAGAAGCTCGAGCGGTATCCGGGCAACATGCCGCGCGCGGCGGTGGAGCTGGCCAAGGACTGGCGGAGCGACCGCGTCCTCCGGCGGCTCGAGGCGCTCTTGATCGTCGCCGACAAGGAGCACGGGTTCATCGTGTCCGGCACCGGCGAGCTGATCGAGCCCGACGACGGCATTCTCGCCATCGGCTCCGGCGGCTCGTACGCGCTCGCCGCGGCCCGCGCCCTCGTCGACAACACGGAGCTCGAGGCCACGGACATCGTCAGCCGCGCGATGAAGATCGCCGGCGACATCTGCATTTATACTAATACTAATATATCAGTTCTGGAAACAGTCTGA